In Ferribacterium limneticum, a genomic segment contains:
- the folC gene encoding bifunctional tetrahydrofolate synthase/dihydrofolate synthase — protein MKTLEDWLAHLEGLHPKGQAGIELGLHRIRLVKAALGQTQHCPVIVVGGTNGKGSTCAYLENIIDRAGYKVGCYTSPHLLAYNERVRLNGKSVSDEALCAAFARVEVARQQAGNVALTYFEFGTLAAWEVFAQAGVEVAILEVGLGGRLDAVNAYEPDVSIVTTVALDHTDWLGPDRESIGFEKAGIYRAGKPALCADPNPPQSLLDHAAAIGADLRLIGRDFGFERPAAETNENRLQWRWWCRSGGQLIKRALAYPGLRGPTQLYNAAVALAALDALGDKLPVTMQAIRPGMIETELPGRFQVVPGKPAIVLDVGHNPQAIRVLADNLSSMGFFDRTFAVLGMLNDKDIVGALAPLKDKVDVWHLATLAGLRGTTAETLADIIAKTGLGGEVVCHASAQVAMQAAKGQAAESDRILAFGSFYTVAGALEALRKSP, from the coding sequence TTGAAGACATTAGAAGACTGGCTGGCCCATCTCGAAGGCCTGCACCCTAAGGGGCAGGCCGGCATCGAGCTAGGCCTCCATCGTATTCGCCTCGTCAAGGCGGCGTTGGGGCAGACGCAACACTGCCCGGTCATCGTCGTTGGCGGCACCAACGGCAAGGGCTCGACCTGCGCCTATCTCGAAAACATCATCGACCGCGCCGGCTACAAGGTCGGCTGCTATACCTCGCCGCATCTGCTGGCTTACAACGAGCGGGTGCGCCTGAACGGCAAATCGGTGAGCGACGAGGCCTTGTGCGCCGCCTTTGCTCGCGTTGAAGTGGCGCGCCAGCAGGCCGGCAACGTTGCGTTGACCTATTTTGAGTTCGGTACACTGGCCGCCTGGGAGGTTTTTGCCCAAGCTGGCGTTGAAGTTGCGATTCTCGAAGTCGGCCTTGGTGGCCGCCTCGATGCAGTCAACGCCTACGAACCCGATGTTTCCATCGTCACCACAGTGGCCCTTGATCACACCGACTGGCTGGGGCCGGATCGCGAGAGCATCGGCTTCGAAAAGGCCGGCATCTACCGCGCCGGCAAGCCGGCCTTGTGTGCCGACCCGAATCCGCCACAAAGCCTGCTCGACCATGCGGCAGCCATTGGCGCCGATCTGCGCCTGATCGGTCGCGATTTCGGCTTCGAGCGGCCGGCTGCCGAAACCAACGAAAACCGCCTGCAATGGCGCTGGTGGTGCCGCTCCGGTGGCCAGCTGATCAAGCGTGCGCTGGCCTATCCCGGCCTGCGCGGTCCGACCCAGCTCTACAACGCCGCGGTTGCCCTGGCCGCGCTCGATGCACTGGGCGACAAATTGCCGGTGACCATGCAGGCCATCCGCCCCGGGATGATCGAAACCGAGCTGCCCGGGCGCTTTCAGGTCGTTCCCGGCAAGCCGGCTATCGTCCTCGATGTTGGCCACAACCCGCAGGCGATCAGGGTGCTGGCTGATAATTTGTCGAGTATGGGTTTTTTCGACCGGACCTTTGCCGTACTCGGCATGTTGAACGACAAAGATATCGTCGGCGCGCTGGCCCCCTTGAAGGACAAGGTTGATGTCTGGCATCTGGCGACACTGGCCGGGCTGCGCGGAACAACGGCCGAGACGCTGGCTGACATCATTGCCAAAACCGGGCTTGGTGGCGAGGTGGTTTGCCATGCCTCGGCACAGGTCGCCATGCAAGCCGCCAAGGGGCAGGCCGCTGAAAGTGATAGAATCCTCGCCTTTGGATCTTTCTACACGGTAGCCGGTGCGCTAGAAGCGCTTCGGAAAAGCCCATAG
- a CDS encoding SPOR domain-containing protein, whose product MDDNDAQLHLKKRARRRLVGAIFFVSVVAVVLPMVMDHEPRQTVQDVEIRIPGQDEKPFAPKFAVAPVAKPKPAEAPALPPVVSTEAAVAEPAVKPTARVVEVAKDAKPAEKPVEKPAAKPEKAAEKPAVKAPEKPAEKPKADDAKRAAAILAGQPAEAKPAAKNGEYLVLIGAFSNEANVKSLKAKLSEEGIKTFSEPLDTPQGKKTRVRAGPFASREAADKALEKMKRIGVSGVVAAKP is encoded by the coding sequence ATGGACGACAACGACGCCCAGTTGCACCTCAAGAAACGCGCCCGCCGCCGTCTGGTCGGGGCGATATTCTTCGTATCCGTAGTCGCCGTGGTGCTGCCCATGGTGATGGATCACGAGCCGCGCCAGACCGTGCAGGATGTCGAAATCCGCATTCCGGGGCAGGACGAAAAGCCGTTTGCCCCGAAGTTTGCCGTCGCCCCGGTTGCGAAGCCCAAGCCCGCCGAAGCGCCAGCTCTACCGCCTGTGGTCAGCACCGAGGCCGCCGTGGCGGAACCAGCGGTGAAGCCGACGGCCCGCGTTGTCGAGGTCGCCAAGGATGCCAAACCAGCCGAGAAACCTGTAGAAAAGCCGGCGGCAAAGCCGGAAAAAGCAGCCGAGAAACCGGCTGTCAAAGCCCCTGAAAAACCTGCCGAAAAGCCCAAGGCGGACGATGCCAAGCGGGCCGCTGCGATTCTGGCCGGTCAGCCGGCTGAAGCCAAGCCAGCGGCAAAAAATGGCGAATATCTGGTCCTGATCGGTGCCTTTTCCAACGAGGCGAATGTCAAGAGCCTGAAAGCCAAGCTCAGCGAGGAGGGGATCAAGACCTTCAGTGAGCCGCTCGATACGCCGCAGGGCAAGAAAACCCGTGTTCGCGCCGGCCCGTTTGCCAGTCGTGAAGCCGCCGACAAGGCACTTGAAAAGATGAAACGGATCGGCGTCAGCGGAGTCGTTGCAGCCAAGCCATGA
- a CDS encoding CvpA family protein, whose protein sequence is MTYFDYVVIGIVVVSLLFGLWRGVVGEVIALAAWGIGIFAAIEFGAPVGNSVFAGLSDPALRTLAGCVVIFVGILVSMAVLNMVVRSMVKALGLSVSDRILGMIFGLMRGVLVCMVLVGLGGMTSAPTQAWWRNATLAAPLETVVMAVKPWLPDDLAKRIRFS, encoded by the coding sequence ATGACGTATTTTGATTACGTCGTGATCGGGATCGTCGTTGTGTCGCTGCTGTTTGGCTTGTGGCGCGGCGTGGTCGGCGAAGTCATCGCCCTGGCGGCCTGGGGCATCGGGATTTTTGCTGCGATCGAGTTCGGCGCCCCGGTCGGGAATTCGGTTTTTGCCGGCTTGAGCGATCCCGCCTTGCGGACGCTGGCCGGTTGTGTCGTGATCTTTGTCGGCATCCTGGTTTCGATGGCGGTGTTGAACATGGTGGTGCGTAGCATGGTCAAAGCATTGGGCCTGTCCGTGTCGGATCGCATTCTCGGCATGATCTTCGGGCTGATGCGCGGTGTGCTGGTGTGCATGGTGCTGGTCGGGCTGGGGGGCATGACTTCGGCGCCGACGCAAGCGTGGTGGCGGAATGCAACGCTGGCAGCGCCTTTGGAAACCGTCGTTATGGCAGTCAAACCTTGGCTGCCTGACGATTTGGCAAAACGAATTCGATTTAGCTAA
- the purF gene encoding amidophosphoribosyltransferase, with the protein MCGILGVMATTPVNQLLYDGLMVLQHRGQDAAGIATAENNTFHLHKGPGLVRDVFRTRNMRALPGNCGIGHVRYPTAGSAYNFAEAQPFYVNSPFGLCLGHNGNLTNAEQLKGEMFRLDRRHINTNSDSEVLLNVLAHELQSAAHGYELDVDAIFQAVGGVHRRCRGAYAVVVLIAGYGLLAFRDPHGIRPLVYGQNETPEGMEYLVSSESVALDTLGFKMVRDIEPGEAVFIDFNFQFHSRQCAQQPMYAPCIFEYVYLARPDSVIDGVSVYESRLAMGEKLAEKVKKFIPIDEIDVVIPIPDSSRPSAMQLAQVLGIPFREGFVKNRYVGRTFIMPGQAMRRKSVRQKLNTVGQEFKGKRVLLVDDSIVRGTTSREIVDMARAAGAVKVYFASAAPPVRFPNVYGIDMPTRAELIATGRTGDEIAAEIGADALVYQDIEALKESITSLRADLTLFDASCFDGCYITGDIDDYYLDAVEGKRGGKGSKNDDDGDGKASQQLVLQLAEDSRD; encoded by the coding sequence ATGTGCGGGATTTTGGGTGTAATGGCGACAACGCCGGTCAATCAGCTGCTTTACGACGGCCTGATGGTGCTCCAGCACCGCGGCCAGGATGCGGCAGGGATCGCCACGGCGGAGAACAATACTTTTCACCTGCACAAGGGGCCGGGGCTGGTCCGCGACGTCTTCCGCACGCGCAACATGCGCGCCCTGCCGGGTAATTGCGGCATCGGCCACGTCCGCTACCCGACCGCCGGTTCGGCTTACAACTTTGCCGAGGCGCAACCGTTCTACGTCAATTCGCCATTCGGCCTCTGTCTCGGCCACAACGGCAATCTGACCAATGCCGAGCAGTTGAAGGGCGAGATGTTCCGTCTCGATCGCCGGCACATCAACACCAACTCCGATTCCGAAGTTCTGCTCAACGTGCTGGCGCATGAGCTGCAGTCGGCGGCGCATGGTTACGAGCTCGACGTCGATGCCATCTTCCAGGCGGTTGGTGGTGTGCATCGCCGTTGCCGAGGTGCCTATGCCGTCGTTGTCCTGATCGCCGGCTATGGTCTGCTCGCTTTCCGCGATCCGCACGGTATCCGGCCGCTGGTCTATGGCCAGAACGAAACGCCGGAAGGCATGGAGTATCTCGTTTCGTCCGAGTCCGTCGCCCTCGATACGCTGGGTTTCAAGATGGTGCGTGATATCGAGCCGGGCGAAGCTGTCTTCATTGACTTCAATTTCCAGTTCCACAGCCGCCAGTGCGCCCAGCAGCCGATGTACGCGCCGTGCATTTTCGAATACGTCTATCTGGCTCGTCCGGACTCGGTGATCGACGGCGTTTCCGTCTACGAATCGCGCTTGGCCATGGGTGAAAAGCTGGCCGAGAAGGTCAAGAAATTTATTCCGATTGACGAAATAGATGTCGTTATTCCGATTCCTGACTCCAGTCGTCCGTCGGCCATGCAACTGGCGCAGGTGCTGGGCATTCCGTTCCGCGAAGGCTTCGTCAAGAACCGCTATGTCGGCCGTACCTTCATCATGCCGGGCCAGGCGATGCGCCGGAAGTCGGTGCGCCAGAAGCTCAATACCGTTGGCCAGGAATTCAAGGGCAAGCGCGTGTTGCTGGTCGATGACTCCATCGTCCGCGGCACGACCAGCCGCGAGATTGTCGACATGGCGCGTGCTGCTGGCGCGGTCAAGGTCTATTTCGCTTCCGCCGCGCCACCGGTGCGCTTCCCCAACGTCTATGGCATCGATATGCCGACGCGGGCCGAACTGATCGCCACGGGCCGCACAGGTGACGAAATTGCCGCTGAAATCGGTGCCGATGCGCTGGTTTATCAGGACATCGAGGCGCTCAAGGAGTCGATTACCTCATTGCGCGCCGACCTGACCCTGTTCGATGCGTCCTGTTTCGACGGTTGCTACATCACGGGCGACATCGACGATTATTACCTCGATGCGGTCGAGGGCAAGCGTGGCGGCAAGGGCTCGAAGAACGACGACGACGGCGATGGCAAGGCCTCGCAGCAGCTCGTCCTGCAACTGGCCGAGGACTCACGGGATTGA
- a CDS encoding O-succinylhomoserine sulfhydrylase — MADLPDYRPETLAVRAGQQRSQFGEHSEALYLTSSFVFPSAAAAAKRFSGEEEGNVYARFTNPTVTMFEERLAALEGAEDCVATASGMSAIMAAVLAHLKQGDHIVASNSLFGATVQLFNNILSRTGITTTFVSHTDPAAWAAAIRPETKLFFLETPSNPLTEIADVRALAAIAHAKNILVAVDNCFCTPILQRPLDMGADLVIHSATKFLDGQGRVLGGAVCGPKKLTEEVFKYLRTAGPTLSAFNAWVLLKGLETLKLRVEAQSANAAQLAAWLEAHPKVARVFYPGLPSHPQHELAKTQQKSGGAIVAFEVKGAREQAWQVVDNCRLLSITANLGDTKTTITHPASTTHGRIFPEARAAAGISEGLLRIAVGLEAVEDLQADLERGLSQI; from the coding sequence ATGGCTGATTTGCCCGATTACCGTCCGGAAACGCTGGCTGTTCGTGCCGGCCAGCAACGCAGCCAGTTCGGCGAGCATTCCGAAGCGCTCTACCTGACGTCGAGTTTCGTCTTCCCGAGTGCTGCGGCCGCTGCCAAGCGGTTTTCCGGCGAGGAAGAGGGCAATGTCTACGCCCGCTTCACCAACCCGACCGTCACCATGTTCGAGGAACGCCTTGCCGCGCTGGAAGGCGCCGAGGACTGTGTCGCCACGGCGAGTGGCATGTCGGCCATCATGGCCGCCGTGCTGGCGCACCTCAAGCAGGGCGACCACATCGTCGCTTCAAACAGCCTGTTCGGCGCCACGGTGCAGTTGTTCAACAACATCCTGTCGCGCACCGGCATTACGACGACCTTCGTTTCGCATACCGATCCGGCAGCCTGGGCAGCGGCGATCCGTCCGGAAACCAAGCTGTTTTTCCTCGAGACGCCGTCCAATCCGCTGACCGAAATCGCTGATGTTCGGGCGTTGGCCGCAATCGCTCACGCCAAAAATATCCTGGTCGCCGTCGACAACTGTTTCTGCACGCCCATCCTGCAGCGTCCGCTCGACATGGGCGCCGATCTGGTCATCCATTCGGCGACCAAGTTCCTTGACGGTCAGGGGCGCGTGCTGGGCGGCGCCGTCTGTGGTCCGAAGAAACTGACCGAAGAAGTCTTCAAATACCTGCGCACGGCCGGCCCGACGCTGTCGGCCTTCAATGCCTGGGTGCTGCTCAAGGGCCTTGAAACGCTGAAGCTGCGTGTTGAAGCGCAATCGGCCAATGCGGCGCAGTTGGCTGCCTGGCTCGAAGCGCATCCGAAAGTGGCGCGCGTTTTTTATCCCGGCCTGCCGTCCCATCCGCAGCACGAACTGGCGAAAACCCAGCAAAAATCGGGCGGCGCCATCGTAGCCTTCGAAGTCAAGGGCGCCCGCGAACAAGCCTGGCAGGTCGTCGATAATTGCCGCCTGCTGTCCATTACCGCCAATCTCGGCGACACTAAAACGACCATTACCCATCCCGCCTCCACCACGCATGGCCGCATTTTCCCGGAAGCCCGGGCCGCGGCCGGCATCAGCGAAGGGCTGCTGCGCATCGCTGTCGGCCTCGAAGCGGTGGAGGATCTGCAGGCCGATCTTGAGCGTGGCCTGAGCCAGATCTGA
- a CDS encoding DEAD/DEAH box helicase, with the protein MHFSDLGLKAELLRAVADQGYDTPTPIQQQAIPAVMTGRDLMATAQTGTGKTAGFTLPILHRLSSAPAGQLARVTKKPRVLVLVPTRELAIQVEESVRTYGKHLPIVSLAVFGGVGINPQIANLRRGVDILVATPGRLLDHIQQRTADLSAIEILVLDEADRMLDMGFIRDIRKIIALLPKQRQNLMFSATFSPDIRELAAGLLHNPASVDVAARNTAAETVAQCVIETNRDQKKELLCHLFATRGWHQVLVFARTKHGADALSKTLEKSGISSAAIHGNKSQGARTRALTDFKEGKLVALVATDIAARGIDIDALPYVINYELPDVAEDYVHRIGRTGRAGMEGKAISLVSHDERGNLRDIERLIKRDLERLVIPGFEASAIAPPKPVQPPRGARKPQPGRPQAKKTAQNPSRPQQHHSGNRHR; encoded by the coding sequence ATGCATTTTTCCGATCTCGGCCTCAAGGCCGAACTTCTGCGCGCCGTTGCCGACCAAGGTTACGACACGCCGACCCCTATCCAGCAGCAGGCCATTCCGGCCGTCATGACCGGCCGCGACCTGATGGCCACGGCCCAGACCGGCACCGGCAAGACGGCCGGTTTTACGCTGCCCATCCTGCATCGCCTGTCCAGCGCCCCGGCCGGGCAACTCGCCCGCGTCACCAAGAAGCCGCGCGTGCTGGTTCTCGTGCCGACGCGCGAACTGGCCATCCAGGTCGAAGAAAGCGTGCGCACCTACGGCAAGCATCTGCCGATCGTCTCGCTGGCCGTCTTTGGCGGCGTCGGCATCAATCCGCAGATCGCCAACCTGCGCCGTGGCGTCGATATCCTGGTGGCGACACCGGGCCGCCTGCTTGATCACATTCAGCAACGTACGGCCGATCTCTCGGCCATCGAGATACTGGTCCTCGATGAAGCCGACCGCATGCTCGACATGGGCTTCATCCGCGACATTCGCAAGATCATCGCCCTGCTGCCGAAGCAGCGGCAGAACCTGATGTTCTCGGCCACCTTCTCGCCGGACATCCGCGAACTGGCCGCCGGCCTGCTGCACAATCCGGCCTCGGTCGATGTCGCCGCGCGCAATACGGCGGCTGAAACGGTGGCCCAGTGCGTCATCGAAACCAACCGCGACCAGAAGAAGGAACTGCTCTGCCACCTGTTTGCAACCCGCGGCTGGCATCAGGTGCTGGTTTTTGCCCGGACCAAGCATGGTGCCGATGCGCTGTCCAAGACGCTGGAAAAATCCGGGATCAGTTCGGCGGCCATCCACGGCAACAAGTCGCAGGGGGCGCGGACCCGTGCCCTCACCGATTTCAAGGAAGGCAAGCTGGTGGCGCTGGTGGCGACCGATATCGCGGCGCGCGGCATCGATATCGATGCGCTGCCCTACGTGATCAATTATGAGCTGCCCGATGTCGCCGAAGACTACGTGCACCGCATCGGTCGTACCGGCCGTGCCGGCATGGAAGGCAAGGCGATCTCGCTGGTCAGCCACGACGAGCGCGGCAACCTGCGTGACATTGAACGACTGATCAAGCGCGATCTCGAGCGCCTCGTCATTCCGGGCTTTGAGGCATCAGCCATCGCGCCGCCCAAGCCGGTACAGCCGCCGCGCGGCGCGCGCAAGCCGCAACCCGGCCGGCCACAGGCGAAGAAAACGGCGCAAAACCCGAGTCGACCGCAGCAGCATCACAGCGGCAACCGGCATCGCTGA
- a CDS encoding GspE/PulE family protein: MPPPQKVRLGDLLIQQGLLTDEQLKIALDEQKRTGRKLGRVFVESGYVTEEGISQALARQLRIPFIDLKSFTPKPDLIKLLPEAPARRFRAMVLEQLPDGRLQIGLADPTDLQAYDEITRLVKREIDLAVVTESQLLAMVDRVYHRGEQITGLAKELTAELGDMPIEFGDLLGLNPGAEDAPVVKLLQTVFEEAMRLRASDIHFEPQEKSLRIRFRIDGVLHIQTEADGKVSSAVALRLKLMSGLDISEKRLPQDGRFNIKVRANPVDVRISTLPTQYGESVVMRLLAQNTGLLELDKIGMPPRVLDRLRHALKRPSGMVLVTGPTGSGKTTTLYAALNELNSPEKKVITVEDPVEYRLGGLNQVQVHEKIDLSFSRVLRTVLRQDPDIVLIGEMRDQETAEIGMRAAMTGHLVLSTLHTNDAVSTPIRLLDMGVPRYMVALSVHMVIAQRLVRLICSNCREAYPLTPNEHEWLRYELGNGIDDHTYHHGRGCAHCANTGYQGRSGVYEFLEMSDSVVEAINHEDPGEFMRVARQQMAGETLRRDAVRLVLSGRTTVSEAMRISNQFEE, encoded by the coding sequence ATGCCCCCCCCGCAAAAAGTCCGGCTCGGTGACCTGCTGATCCAGCAAGGCCTGCTAACCGATGAACAACTGAAAATTGCGCTCGACGAGCAGAAACGCACCGGGCGCAAGCTTGGGCGGGTTTTTGTCGAGAGCGGCTACGTCACCGAGGAAGGCATCTCGCAGGCGCTGGCTCGTCAGTTGCGGATTCCCTTTATTGACCTCAAGAGTTTCACGCCCAAGCCGGATCTGATCAAACTGTTACCGGAAGCGCCGGCCCGGCGTTTTCGGGCGATGGTGCTCGAGCAGCTGCCGGATGGTCGTTTGCAGATCGGCCTGGCCGATCCGACCGACTTGCAGGCCTACGACGAAATCACCCGTCTGGTCAAACGCGAGATCGACCTCGCCGTCGTTACCGAAAGCCAGCTGCTGGCCATGGTCGACCGCGTCTATCACCGTGGCGAGCAGATTACCGGCCTGGCCAAGGAACTGACCGCCGAACTCGGCGACATGCCGATCGAATTCGGTGACCTGCTCGGCCTCAATCCAGGCGCCGAGGATGCACCGGTTGTCAAGCTGCTGCAAACGGTGTTCGAGGAAGCCATGCGTCTACGCGCTTCCGACATCCATTTCGAGCCGCAGGAAAAGTCGCTGCGCATCCGTTTCCGTATCGACGGCGTGCTGCACATCCAGACCGAAGCCGACGGCAAGGTTTCATCGGCCGTCGCCTTGCGTCTGAAACTGATGTCCGGGCTGGATATTTCCGAAAAACGCCTGCCGCAGGATGGCCGCTTCAATATCAAGGTGCGGGCCAACCCGGTCGACGTCCGGATCTCGACCTTGCCGACACAGTATGGCGAGTCGGTGGTCATGCGACTGCTCGCCCAGAATACCGGCCTGCTCGAACTCGACAAGATCGGCATGCCGCCCCGCGTGCTCGATCGCCTGCGCCACGCGTTGAAACGCCCGAGCGGCATGGTGCTGGTTACCGGCCCGACCGGTTCCGGCAAGACGACGACGCTCTACGCCGCGCTCAACGAACTGAACAGCCCGGAAAAGAAGGTCATTACCGTCGAAGATCCGGTCGAATACCGGCTCGGCGGCCTGAATCAGGTGCAGGTGCACGAAAAGATCGATCTTTCGTTCTCGCGCGTGTTGCGTACCGTGCTGCGGCAAGACCCGGATATCGTGCTGATCGGCGAAATGCGCGACCAGGAAACGGCCGAAATCGGCATGCGCGCTGCCATGACCGGCCACCTTGTGCTGTCCACGCTGCACACCAACGACGCCGTATCGACGCCGATCCGCCTGCTCGACATGGGCGTGCCGCGCTACATGGTGGCGCTGTCGGTCCATATGGTCATCGCCCAGCGTCTGGTCCGGCTGATCTGCAGCAACTGCCGCGAGGCCTATCCCCTGACGCCGAACGAGCATGAATGGCTGCGCTACGAGTTGGGCAATGGCATCGACGACCACACCTATCATCACGGTCGTGGCTGCGCCCATTGCGCCAATACCGGCTATCAGGGGCGGAGCGGCGTCTACGAGTTTCTTGAAATGAGCGACAGCGTGGTCGAAGCGATCAACCATGAAGACCCGGGCGAATTCATGCGGGTTGCCCGCCAGCAGATGGCCGGCGAAACGCTGCGCCGCGACGCCGTCCGTCTGGTGCTTTCGGGCCGGACAACGGTTTCCGAAGCCATGCGCATCAGCAACCAGTTCGAGGAATAA
- a CDS encoding type II secretion system F family protein, protein MANFAYKGRDGGGNLIEGVLEGATSGNVADVLLGRGITPVSIQETRATAKSGGNIELIFFKPKVEHVDILLFSRQIHTLLKSGVPIMRALSGLQESATNPAMKEVIRDVRESLEAGRELSVSLARHPEVFNPFYISMVRVGEATGLLDEIFLRLFDHLEFERFMREQVKSALRYPMFVVMAMAAAIVVVNIFVIPAFAKVFQGFGAELPLMTQILLGFSNFMVNWWPAMLVGTIATVFIFRAWVATAAGRMQWESLVLKFPIAGKIVRKAAMARFARSFALGMRSGVPVMQALTNSSQTVDNSFIAAKIEGMRDTVERGESVVRSAIASGFFSPVVLQMISVGEESGALDDMLEEVGQMYQREVEYELKTLGQQIEPILIVCLGALVLVLALGIFLPMWDLGKVAIKR, encoded by the coding sequence GTGGCCAACTTTGCCTACAAGGGCCGGGACGGTGGCGGCAACCTGATCGAGGGGGTGCTCGAAGGCGCCACCTCGGGCAATGTCGCTGACGTGCTGCTCGGTCGCGGCATCACGCCGGTTTCGATTCAGGAGACCCGCGCCACGGCAAAAAGCGGCGGAAATATCGAGCTGATTTTTTTCAAGCCCAAGGTCGAACACGTCGATATCCTGCTCTTTTCGCGGCAAATTCACACGCTGCTCAAGTCTGGCGTGCCGATCATGCGCGCCTTGAGCGGCCTGCAGGAGTCGGCGACCAACCCGGCGATGAAGGAGGTCATTCGCGACGTGCGCGAAAGCCTCGAGGCCGGCCGTGAACTGTCGGTATCGCTGGCCCGCCATCCCGAAGTGTTCAACCCCTTCTATATTTCGATGGTGCGGGTGGGCGAAGCGACCGGCCTGCTCGACGAAATTTTCCTCCGTCTGTTCGATCACCTCGAATTCGAGCGCTTCATGCGCGAACAGGTCAAGTCGGCACTGCGTTATCCCATGTTCGTCGTGATGGCTATGGCGGCGGCCATCGTCGTCGTCAATATTTTTGTTATCCCGGCTTTTGCCAAGGTTTTTCAGGGCTTCGGCGCTGAATTGCCGCTGATGACGCAAATTTTGCTCGGTTTCTCCAATTTCATGGTGAACTGGTGGCCAGCCATGCTCGTTGGCACCATTGCTACTGTATTCATTTTCCGGGCCTGGGTTGCCACAGCGGCAGGGCGCATGCAGTGGGAGTCGCTGGTCCTCAAATTTCCGATTGCCGGCAAGATTGTCCGCAAAGCGGCGATGGCCCGCTTCGCCCGCAGCTTCGCGCTCGGCATGCGTAGCGGTGTGCCGGTCATGCAGGCCCTGACCAACTCGTCGCAAACGGTTGATAACAGCTTTATCGCCGCCAAGATCGAAGGCATGCGCGATACCGTCGAACGTGGTGAAAGCGTTGTCCGTTCGGCCATTGCCTCGGGATTCTTCTCGCCGGTCGTGTTGCAGATGATCTCGGTCGGCGAGGAGTCCGGGGCGCTCGACGACATGCTCGAAGAAGTCGGCCAGATGTACCAGCGCGAAGTCGAATATGAATTGAAGACGCTCGGCCAGCAGATCGAGCCGATCCTGATTGTTTGCTTGGGCGCGCTGGTGCTGGTGCTTGCGCTCGGTATCTTCCTGCCGATGTGGGACCTCGGCAAGGTCGCCATCAAGCGTTGA
- a CDS encoding prepilin-type N-terminal cleavage/methylation domain-containing protein, which translates to MNKESISGKRGQFGFTLIELIVVIIILGILAAVALPRFVNLQRDARIAKLQAARGGVLAASALVHATALARAGVADAAACPGGGGTANNIVSGAGTVCTESGVVNMTNAYPTVTAIGTAGLLSMAGLTGVFNPTAAQLQVEGYTYTNAGTVATFGVVGATTPATCVFTYTQAAANAAPIVSGLTTTGC; encoded by the coding sequence ATGAACAAAGAATCTATTTCCGGCAAACGTGGCCAGTTCGGCTTTACGCTGATTGAGCTGATCGTCGTCATTATTATTCTCGGCATTCTGGCCGCCGTTGCCTTGCCCCGATTTGTCAATTTGCAGCGCGATGCCCGTATCGCCAAATTGCAGGCGGCACGGGGCGGCGTTTTGGCTGCTTCGGCGCTGGTGCATGCCACGGCGCTGGCGCGCGCCGGCGTCGCTGACGCCGCTGCTTGCCCCGGTGGTGGCGGTACGGCAAACAACATCGTTTCCGGCGCGGGGACGGTGTGCACCGAAAGCGGGGTAGTCAACATGACCAACGCCTATCCGACGGTCACCGCTATCGGAACGGCAGGCCTTCTGTCGATGGCCGGCCTGACGGGGGTCTTCAATCCAACCGCCGCGCAGTTGCAAGTCGAAGGCTATACCTATACCAATGCCGGGACTGTCGCCACCTTTGGCGTCGTCGGTGCAACGACCCCGGCAACCTGTGTCTTTACCTACACCCAGGCGGCAGCCAATGCTGCCCCGATAGTCAGTGGCCTGACCACGACCGGATGTTAA
- a CDS encoding pilin: MKAMQKGFTLIELVVVIVILGILAATALPKFVDLSSDARTSVIKGVSGSMSAANAMLYAKAQAAGQGGATGTVTVNGTAVSLVYGFASTAAQLALVMDLTPPADFDTATANEIRMANAKTPGSCKVVYAPATATTAPTYTLTTSAC; the protein is encoded by the coding sequence ATGAAAGCTATGCAAAAAGGTTTTACGCTCATCGAACTGGTGGTTGTGATCGTCATTCTTGGTATTCTGGCGGCGACAGCCCTGCCGAAGTTTGTCGATCTGTCGAGTGATGCCCGGACTTCGGTGATCAAGGGTGTTTCCGGCTCCATGTCGGCGGCCAATGCCATGCTTTACGCCAAGGCGCAGGCAGCTGGCCAGGGCGGGGCAACCGGAACGGTAACGGTCAATGGCACGGCAGTTTCCCTGGTTTACGGATTTGCCAGTACGGCAGCGCAACTGGCTTTGGTCATGGATCTCACGCCTCCGGCTGATTTCGATACGGCCACAGCCAACGAAATCCGCATGGCCAATGCCAAGACGCCAGGTAGCTGTAAGGTGGTATATGCGCCGGCCACTGCAACTACTGCGCCGACCTACACGCTGACCACTTCGGCTTGCTAA